The Legionella cincinnatiensis genome includes a region encoding these proteins:
- the recA gene encoding recombinase RecA has protein sequence MEENKQKALSAALSQIERQFGKGSVMRMGDSTVARDIEAISTGSLGLDIALGIGGLPKGRIVEIYGPESSGKTTLTLQVIAECQKVGGTAAFIDAEHALDPSYAQKLGVNVDELLVSQPDTGEQALEITDMLVRSGAVDVIIVDSVAALTPKAEIEGEMGDSHVGLQARLMSQALRKLTANIKRSNTLVIFINQIRMKIGVMFGSPETTTGGNALKFYASVRLDIRRIGSIKKGEEILGSETRVKVVKNKVAPPFKVTEFDILYNEGISRESEIINLAVQLNLIEKSGAWYSYKGEKIGQGKDNVRLYLKDHSQVAATLEQQIRTELLEKKLPMLAATQDEFETVDD, from the coding sequence ATGGAAGAAAATAAACAAAAAGCATTATCAGCTGCCCTGTCGCAAATTGAGCGTCAATTTGGTAAGGGATCAGTGATGCGTATGGGTGACAGCACTGTAGCTCGTGATATAGAAGCAATTTCAACAGGCTCTTTAGGATTAGATATAGCATTAGGAATTGGTGGCTTACCTAAAGGGCGTATTGTTGAAATTTATGGTCCTGAATCTTCTGGTAAAACTACTTTAACTTTACAGGTTATTGCTGAGTGTCAAAAAGTTGGTGGTACGGCTGCATTTATTGATGCAGAACATGCATTAGATCCAAGCTATGCCCAAAAACTGGGGGTTAATGTTGATGAGTTGTTGGTTTCGCAACCCGATACAGGAGAACAAGCCTTAGAGATCACCGACATGTTGGTACGTTCTGGGGCTGTAGATGTAATCATTGTTGACTCTGTTGCTGCACTTACTCCAAAAGCAGAAATTGAAGGGGAAATGGGTGATTCACATGTTGGCTTACAAGCGCGATTAATGTCGCAAGCATTACGCAAATTAACTGCTAATATTAAACGTTCTAATACTTTGGTGATTTTTATTAACCAAATTCGTATGAAAATTGGTGTTATGTTTGGTAGTCCCGAAACAACTACTGGTGGTAATGCATTAAAGTTCTACGCCTCTGTTCGTCTGGATATACGACGTATTGGTTCAATAAAGAAAGGTGAAGAGATTTTAGGAAGTGAAACCCGAGTTAAAGTAGTTAAGAATAAAGTAGCGCCACCTTTTAAAGTGACAGAATTTGATATTTTATATAATGAAGGTATTTCTCGTGAGAGTGAAATTATCAATCTGGCTGTGCAACTCAATCTTATTGAAAAGTCAGGTGCTTGGTACAGTTATAAAGGAGAGAAAATTGGCCAAGGTAAAGATAATGTACGTTTGTATTTGAAAGATCATTCTCAAGTTGCTGCAACTCTTGAGCAGCAAATTCGTACCGAGCTCCTAGAGAAAAAGCTACCTATGCTTGCAGCTACCCAAGACGAATTTGAGACTGTTGATGACTAA